The genomic region CGATGGAATTTTTGCTGTCGTTTTCAGTTTTGTTAGCATTAACTAACTTCTCCACATATTTACCAACTAAATCGTATTCCAAATTTACCTCATCACCGATTTTATTCTTCAGCAAAGTAGTGTCTTCTCCAGTGAGTGGGATGATTGAAACCTTAAAGCTATCATCATTTACATCAGCTACTGTTAGGCTTGTACCATCTATTGCTATAGAACCTTTTTCTATTACATATTTGAGGCTAGTATTCACAGGCTTTATGGTAACCCAAGTAGCGTTTTCATCCTTTCTGAAGTTTAGTATTGTGCCTATATCATCGATATGACCAGAAACCATATGTCCACCTAACCGATTTCCTAGCTGTAAAGCTCGCTCTAAGTTAACTTCACTGCCGATGTTTAACTTTCCCAAATTACTGTTATCCATTGTTTCAGGCATAACATCAGCATCAAAGCTATTAGATGTAAAACTTACTACAGTTAAGCAAACACCATTAGTACTAATACTGTCGCCTAGTTTTACACCATCTAGAACTTTTTTTGCACTTATAGTGAGACTACAAGATTTAATGCTTTTTTTTACTTTTTGTACCTTTCCAACTTCTTCAACAAGACCGGTAAACATAACCTCACCTTCCCTTTTTAACATAACCAGAGATTAATATGTCGTCATCAAATCTACGGACGTCAATTTCTGTTAAGGAAATTGCATCATTTATATACTCAATTCCTTGCCCAGTTACAGGTGTTATGGCATTTTTACCACCTATAATTTTTGGGGCGATAAAGTTTAAAACTTTGTCCACATTGTTTGTGCTAAAAGCGCTAAAATTTAATTGGCCGCCACCTTCAATAAGTAAACTATCAATCTTCATTTCTCCTAGTTTGTCTAAAAGATATGTCAGATCTACTTTTCCTGTTTTATTAGGAGTTATAATAATTTCTGCACCTTTTGCTTCTAAAGAAGAAAGTTTTGAGCTGTCAGCACGTTCTGTGGTTGCAATTATAGTTTTTGCTTTAGAATCTATGTTTAAAACATTAGCACTCAGTGGTATTTGTGCTGTTGAATCCACGATAATACGATGCGGGTCTGTCCCGCTACCATCAGGTAAACGTGTTGTTAAAAATGGATCATCGTTTAACACTGTGCCTATACCGACCAATATCGCAGAGACTTGATTTCTTAAATTATGGACATAAGCTCTAGATAATTTATTTGTAATCCATTTAGAATCACCAGAGACAGTTGCTATCTTACCATCTAAAGTCATGGCGGTTTTGATTATGACAAAGGGTCTGTTTTCGCTAATATAT from Proteinivorax hydrogeniformans harbors:
- the ribD gene encoding bifunctional diaminohydroxyphosphoribosylaminopyrimidine deaminase/5-amino-6-(5-phosphoribosylamino)uracil reductase RibD yields the protein MTYKFMKRALDIAKKGRGQVSPNPLVGAVIVKNNSIIAEGYHEYYGGRHAELNALKNCNENLEDAVMYVTLEPCSHYGKTPPCAEAIVKSGIKQVVVAMKDPNPLVSGKGISILEENGIEVVSGVLEAEAKKLNEFFIKYISENRPFVIIKTAMTLDGKIATVSGDSKWITNKLSRAYVHNLRNQVSAILVGIGTVLNDDPFLTTRLPDGSGTDPHRIIVDSTAQIPLSANVLNIDSKAKTIIATTERADSSKLSSLEAKGAEIIITPNKTGKVDLTYLLDKLGEMKIDSLLIEGGGQLNFSAFSTNNVDKVLNFIAPKIIGGKNAITPVTGQGIEYINDAISLTEIDVRRFDDDILISGYVKKGR
- a CDS encoding riboflavin synthase, which gives rise to MFTGLVEEVGKVQKVKKSIKSCSLTISAKKVLDGVKLGDSISTNGVCLTVVSFTSNSFDADVMPETMDNSNLGKLNIGSEVNLERALQLGNRLGGHMVSGHIDDIGTILNFRKDENATWVTIKPVNTSLKYVIEKGSIAIDGTSLTVADVNDDSFKVSIIPLTGEDTTLLKNKIGDEVNLEYDLVGKYVEKLVNANKTENDSKNSIDISFLQKNGFA